GCAGCGTGCCGGCGTGCCGGTCGCGCCCGGCTTCGAAATTGAAAATGAAAAATTGAAAATTGAGAAAGGCGATCCGTCCTTTCTCAATTTTCAATTTTCAATTCTCAATTCGATCGGATTTCCTTTGCTCATCAAAGCGTCGGCCGGCGGCGGCGGGCGCGGTATGCGCGTCGTGGCTTCGATGGACGAGTTCGACGCGGCGCTCGAATCGGCGCGGCGCGAAGCGCTCAAGGCGTTCGGCGACGACCGCGTATATGTCGAAAAGTGGATCGCGCATCCACGCCACATCGAGGTGCAGGTGTTGGGCGACGCGCATGGCAACCTGGTGCACCTGTTCGAGCGCGAATGTTCGATCCAGCGCCGGCATCAGAAGCTCGTCGAGGAATCGCCGTCGCCTTTTCTCGACGCCGACCTGCGCGAGCGCTTGGGGCAGATGGCCATCGCCCTGGCGCGCGCGGTGAATTACACCAACGCCGGCACAGTCGAGTTCATCGTGGACCCCGAGCGCAATATCTACTTCCTGGAGATGAACACGCGCCTGCAGGTAGAGCATCCGGTCACGGAGAGCGTCGCAGTTGCCGGAGCAGGCCGGCCCGGCCTCGATCTGGTGGAGTGGCAACTGCGCATCGCACAAGGCGAAGCTTTGCCTTTCCGGCAGGCCGATCTGCGCCAGCGTGGACATGCCATCGAGTGCCGGATCGTTGCCGAAGACCCGGCGAACGGCTTCTTGCCGGCGACGGGCCGCATCGCCCGCGTGGTCGAGCCGTTGGGATCGGATGTGCGCGTAGATTCAGGTGTGGAGAGCGGCAGCCAAGTCACGCCGCACTATGATTCCCTGCTGGCAAAGCTGATCGTGCGCGGCGAAACGCGCGGCGATGCCATCCGCAAGATGGCGGCTGCGCTGCGTGACTACGCGATCGAGGGCGTGACGACGAACCTTGCCTTCCTGCGCGACGTGATCGCACATCCGGCCTTTCGCCGCGGCGACACGACGACTGATTTCATCGAGCGCTACTTCGCCGGCTGGCCATCGTCGCATGACGCAGGCGGTGCACCGGTAGAACTACCGCGCACGTCATCGAACCCCTGGCGGCAGCGCGATCGCTTCCGCGTGGGCGAGGGCATGCGGCACGCCGGTCAGCTGGCCCATCGTGTGGACTTGGGGACGATGCTGGCTGCAGCCCAACCAGAGGTGCCGGCGCGCCAACTGCCGATCGAGAACCGCATCGAAGCGCCGATGCCCGGTCAAGTCGTGGATGTGCTCGTGAAAGAAGGCGATGCCGTTGTGGCCGGGGCGACGCTGGTCGTGCTCGAGGCGATGAAGATGGAGACGCGACTCACTGCGCCGGCGCCGGGTTGTGTCCGGCGCGTCCACTGTGCGCCGGGCCAAACGGTCGAACGCGGGCAGGTGTTGGTCGAGCTAGAGTAATCCCGCTGCGCGCGCGCGGGCCAGCACGTTTTCAGCCTGCTTGATGATCGGCCCGTCCACCATGCGCCCATCCAGCGCGAACGCGCCGAGTCCGGCGGCAGCCTGGTCGCGGGCGGCCTGCACGATGCGCTGTGCGCGGGCGATCTCTTCCGGCGACGGCGCGAAGGTGCGGTTGACCACCTCCAACTGCCTGGGGTGAATCACCATCTTGCCGGTGTAGCCGAGCTGCCTCCCGAAGCGGCACTCTTCCTCCAGGCCGGCCAGATCGTTCAGGTCGAAGAACACGATGTCAATCGCTTGTAGCCCGTTGGCAGCGGCGGCGATCACCACGGCGCTGCGCGCGTAGAGCACCTCGATGCTCGAGGGCGTGCGCACGGCGCCGATGTCGGCAGCCAAGTCGTCCGCGCCGAAGATCAGCGCTTGCAGCGGCGGGCCGAGTTGGGCGATCTCGCGCAGGTTCAGCACGCCTTTGGCAGTCTCGATGATGGCCAGCAGCGCGATCGTGCCGGCTTCGATCCCGTGCCGGCGCGCCTGGGCAGCGATGAAGTCGCGCGCAGCGGCCAGGTCTGCGGCGCTGTTCACCTTGGGGATGACGTAGCCATCGGGCCGGCCGGCGATGGTCTCGGCCACGTCATCGGCGAAGAACGGCGTCTGCCAGGCGTTCAGGCGCACCAGTCGCTCGCGCCGGCCAAAGTCCATGGTCTGGAGCGCCGCGCACGTCGTTTGGCGAGCCAGCGCTTTATTGGCCGGCGCGACTGCGTCTTCCAGATCCATCACGACGCTATCGGCATCGAGCTGCGCAGCCTTCTCGATCTTGCGCGTGCTATCGCCGGGCATGAACAGGAGCGAACGACGCAACGGGAGCATAGGTGATGATTCGATGATTATTGATGACCGGTAATTCGGTAATCGGTCATTGGTGATCAGATGACTCGGCAACCTGCTGACCCGATCGCAACTGTGCAGAGAAAGTGATTTACGCTTTGCCCCGCTTCCTGAACAACGCCGTGCGCTCGAACTCGATCACAATTTCGCCGCGCTGGTTGCGGCCGACATGTCGCAGGCGCACCACACCGGCGTCGGGGTTCGACTGCGAGTCGCGCTTGCTGAGCACCTCACTGGTCATGTAGAGCGTGTCGCCGTGGAACATCGGCCTGGGATGCCGAACATTGTCGTAGCCCAGATTGGCGATGATCGTGCCCGCGGTCAGGTCGGCCACCGTCAGCCCCACAGCCAGGCCGAGCGTGAACAGACCGTTGACGATGCGTGCGCCGAACTGGGTCTGTGCAGCGAAGTGCTCGTCCAAGTGCAGCGGCTGCGCGTTCATCGTCAGCGCGCAGAACAACACGTTATCCGCTTCGGTGACCGTCCGGCCGAGCGCATGCTCGATGCGCATGCCGGCTTCCAGCTCTTCGTAGTATTTGCCGGCCATCGCGGTCGGGATTTTATAATGCCTGCGTCAGCATGGGTGCATTTCGAAATGGAGGAGCGCGGACTGGCCCGCAGCGGTATTCGCTTTAGTCGCGCCGGGATCAATCCCAACGCTGGGCATGCGGGCAAGCCACGCGCATCCCGCCCCTTTCGGCCCAGGCGTTCACGCCGGGGCGGGTCTATGTCTGCACTCGTGACAACTCAATAAACCCAACACCCGGAGGTGGGAGATGGAAACGACGCCAGGCAGGGAGCTGGTGACTCAGGTTGCGCTGTCAACCGGCGCCAGCCAGGCCGAAGCCGAAGCGCTCGGTGAAGTGGCCGGAGCGGACGACGCTGCCAACGCGCTGTTCGCCCCGGAGTATCAGACCGAAAACAGCCCCGTCCATCGTACGGTTTGGGATGATCGCTGTCCCGTAGAGTTGTTCGACGCGCCCCCGCCGTCCTCCGCACACGGTCGCGCAAAAGCAGCCATGGACGCCGCTCTCGATATCGTCCGGCGTCACCAGCGCGCCGGCACCTACGTCAACGGCGACGGCCCCTACGCCGGCAAACTCTCCGACGCCCTCATCGCCGACCTCGGCCAGGTGGGATATTACGGCGCGCTCATCCCGGAGGCGTATGGTGGCCTGGGGCTCGACTTTCCCGCGTTCGCCGTCGAAGAAACGCGCATGGCCGTGATCGCGCCATCGGTGGCAATGCAGAACAGCGTGCACGAAGCCATCGGCGCCGTCGGGCCGCTGCTGTTCTTCGGCAACCGGCAGCAGAAGGAATGGCTGCGTGCCCTGGCGACCGGCAATCCGCAGAGCTGTTTTGCCCTGACCGAATCTCAGGGTGGCTCCGATTTGAAGAACATGCTCACCCGTGGTGCCATCACCGATGGCGAGATCGTCATCACCGGCCAGAAGTGGTTCATCACCAACGTCTATCCCGGCGGGTTGATGTGCCTGGTGTGCATGTTGGAAGGCCCCGATCTGTCGCCCAGCCCGCAAGTGTTGATCGTCGAGCTGCCTCAGGAGGAGAACGCGCATTACTGGTTGACCCGCTACAAGCTCTCCGCGTTGAAGGAGCTGCGCAACTACGGCGTGAACTTCAACGGCCTGCGCGTGCCGCTCGCCAACTGGATCCGTCCCAAGAACGTCTCGAACGGCTTGACCATCGCTTATCACCTGCTCAACCGCGGACGGGTGAGCGTGTGTGCCGTGGCGGCCGGCCGCTTGCGCAGCATGCTGCAGCACATGCGCTTGTGGGGCCGCACGCGCATCAACATGAG
The window above is part of the Candidatus Roseilinea sp. genome. Proteins encoded here:
- a CDS encoding acetyl-CoA carboxylase biotin carboxylase subunit, with product MMRTGKLLIANRGEIAVRIIRACRRLGIASVAVYSEADAGALHVRLADEAVCIGPPAAHESYLHGERIIAAARRTGCDAIHPGYGFLAENADFAQAVADAGLVFVGPAPQAIRCMGSKIEARAIAQRAGVPVAPGFEIENEKLKIEKGDPSFLNFQFSILNSIGFPLLIKASAGGGGRGMRVVASMDEFDAALESARREALKAFGDDRVYVEKWIAHPRHIEVQVLGDAHGNLVHLFERECSIQRRHQKLVEESPSPFLDADLRERLGQMAIALARAVNYTNAGTVEFIVDPERNIYFLEMNTRLQVEHPVTESVAVAGAGRPGLDLVEWQLRIAQGEALPFRQADLRQRGHAIECRIVAEDPANGFLPATGRIARVVEPLGSDVRVDSGVESGSQVTPHYDSLLAKLIVRGETRGDAIRKMAAALRDYAIEGVTTNLAFLRDVIAHPAFRRGDTTTDFIERYFAGWPSSHDAGGAPVELPRTSSNPWRQRDRFRVGEGMRHAGQLAHRVDLGTMLAAAQPEVPARQLPIENRIEAPMPGQVVDVLVKEGDAVVAGATLVVLEAMKMETRLTAPAPGCVRRVHCAPGQTVERGQVLVELE
- a CDS encoding citrate lyase, whose amino-acid sequence is MLPLRRSLLFMPGDSTRKIEKAAQLDADSVVMDLEDAVAPANKALARQTTCAALQTMDFGRRERLVRLNAWQTPFFADDVAETIAGRPDGYVIPKVNSAADLAAARDFIAAQARRHGIEAGTIALLAIIETAKGVLNLREIAQLGPPLQALIFGADDLAADIGAVRTPSSIEVLYARSAVVIAAAANGLQAIDIVFFDLNDLAGLEEECRFGRQLGYTGKMVIHPRQLEVVNRTFAPSPEEIARAQRIVQAARDQAAAGLGAFALDGRMVDGPIIKQAENVLARARAAGLL
- a CDS encoding MaoC family dehydratase encodes the protein MAGKYYEELEAGMRIEHALGRTVTEADNVLFCALTMNAQPLHLDEHFAAQTQFGARIVNGLFTLGLAVGLTVADLTAGTIIANLGYDNVRHPRPMFHGDTLYMTSEVLSKRDSQSNPDAGVVRLRHVGRNQRGEIVIEFERTALFRKRGKA